One region of Haloterrigena salifodinae genomic DNA includes:
- a CDS encoding thioredoxin family protein, protein MTEPTASEPTDDGRPAQKPVQLNDVADYEDQLEEHDLVLLEFVTSGCGICASMEPVLGAVARSAPGAVATVNAGLVPALTAEFGVQRVPTLVVLKDGEEVARLDDGFQSADTIVDLLETHAAH, encoded by the coding sequence ATGACTGAGCCGACAGCTTCGGAGCCCACCGACGACGGCCGGCCGGCGCAAAAACCCGTCCAATTGAACGACGTAGCCGACTACGAGGACCAGCTCGAGGAACACGACCTCGTCCTGCTCGAGTTCGTCACGTCCGGATGCGGAATCTGCGCGTCGATGGAACCGGTCCTCGGCGCAGTCGCACGCAGCGCGCCGGGTGCTGTGGCGACGGTGAACGCTGGCCTCGTTCCGGCCCTTACCGCCGAATTCGGCGTCCAGCGCGTCCCGACGCTCGTCGTCCTGAAAGACGGCGAGGAAGTCGCTCGCCTCGACGACGGTTTCCAGAGTGCCGACACGATCGTCGACCTGCTCGAAACGCACGCAGCACACTAA
- a CDS encoding MBL fold metallo-hydrolase — protein MSNTNLDPADVARRIEEDDAADLFVLDVRNEDDYEEWRIDGSTNVPIYDELLEYDYSGLEERLDDLPKDTEIAVVCVAGITSARAAEFLREHGFDATTIDDGMNGWGRVHRQYDLEDATDVEGVVQVVRPGTGCVSYLAYDGDEAIVVDPSQYMDQYLNAADERDLEIVGVADTHAHADHVSGARRLAGELDVPYYLHGDDAGDLENVTELEDSETILVGERKLEILHTPGHTPGSVSFRFGDALLSGDTLFLRSVGRPDLEDGAEEAVREASGQLFDSLERLTALEDDTVVLPGHFSDESVRPLATELGDLRAEATNELLSYVGDGDEQAFVETIVESLADEPANYNEIKQINWGKEQPGSDVEALELGPNNCAAN, from the coding sequence ATGAGCAATACCAATCTCGATCCAGCCGACGTCGCTCGACGCATCGAGGAGGACGATGCGGCGGACCTCTTCGTCCTGGACGTCAGAAACGAAGACGACTACGAGGAATGGCGGATCGACGGGAGTACGAACGTCCCGATCTACGACGAGTTGCTGGAGTACGACTACTCCGGGCTCGAGGAGCGTCTGGACGACCTCCCGAAAGACACGGAGATCGCGGTCGTCTGCGTCGCCGGCATCACGTCCGCACGGGCCGCGGAGTTCCTCCGCGAGCACGGGTTCGACGCAACAACGATCGACGACGGGATGAACGGCTGGGGACGCGTCCATCGCCAGTACGACCTCGAGGACGCGACTGATGTCGAGGGCGTCGTTCAGGTCGTCCGTCCTGGAACGGGTTGCGTCTCGTATCTCGCTTACGACGGTGACGAAGCGATCGTCGTCGACCCGAGCCAGTACATGGATCAGTACCTGAACGCGGCCGACGAGCGCGACCTCGAAATCGTCGGCGTCGCAGACACGCACGCCCACGCCGACCACGTCTCGGGAGCTCGCCGACTCGCGGGCGAACTGGACGTGCCGTACTACCTCCACGGGGACGACGCCGGCGACCTCGAGAACGTGACGGAACTCGAGGACAGCGAGACGATTCTCGTCGGCGAACGCAAACTCGAGATACTCCACACGCCAGGTCACACGCCCGGCAGCGTCTCGTTCCGATTCGGCGACGCGCTGCTCTCCGGCGACACGCTGTTCCTCCGCAGCGTCGGCCGTCCCGACCTCGAGGACGGCGCAGAGGAGGCCGTTCGGGAAGCCTCCGGTCAGTTGTTCGACAGCCTCGAGCGGCTGACGGCTCTCGAGGACGACACCGTTGTGCTGCCCGGTCACTTCAGCGACGAATCGGTACGCCCCCTCGCGACCGAACTCGGTGACCTCCGGGCGGAGGCCACCAACGAACTCCTGAGTTACGTCGGGGACGGTGACGAGCAGGCGTTCGTCGAGACCATCGTCGAGAGCCTCGCGGACGAACCGGCCAACTACAACGAGATCAAGCAGATCAACTGGGGCAAGGAGCAGCCCGGCAGCGACGTTGAGGCGCTCGAACTCGGGCCGAACAACTGCGCAGCCAACTAA
- a CDS encoding carbamoyltransferase family protein → MTDYRLAFKPAIGLYGQHDPSAVLFEDGTPVFGVEEERYTREKHATNTFPERAIRACLDHRDLTLPNVDRILLPYEPRLRGKIASHYVTDAVRAPGGARKLSALEETLVTQARSRFVPTRQIENRLESIGAPVPPIETISHHRCHAASAFHPSGFDEGVVLTIDAKGEYDSTVVWHADGDGLTRAYTYEHPNSLGLFFAIVTEYLGYRMFNGEGKVMGLAPYGNDNPEIEGVLRDLIDTGADYDVTALTKRWGTGHGVEVLEDAFDRPRNETPGEFDQWEKDLAHTAQKLLEETVVAIAETAIEKTGTDNVAIAGGVALNCKLNKRVRESPLVDDVFVQPVAHDAGLALGAGWSQQPPSAVDRQTDVYLGPEYDTAAIRSILETNKLAYAEPDDVERYVAERLADGDLVGWFQGRMELGPRALGARSILADPRTAASRDRVNRFVKHREEWRPFAPSILESAAEEYLIDGGPAPFMIDAYDVRPEKTDDLEAVLHPADDSTRPQTVREDQHQRYHRLISEFADITGVPVVLNTSFNDHAEPVVRTPTQAIKDFYGMGLDVLVLEDFVIEKRTSKADRDSELLFEESDGSTPIPEQ, encoded by the coding sequence ATGACTGACTATCGACTCGCGTTCAAACCCGCAATCGGACTCTACGGCCAGCACGATCCGAGCGCCGTCCTCTTCGAAGACGGCACGCCAGTCTTCGGCGTCGAGGAAGAGCGATACACGCGGGAGAAACACGCGACGAACACCTTTCCGGAGCGCGCGATTCGAGCCTGTCTCGACCACCGCGATCTGACGCTCCCGAACGTCGATCGAATACTCCTCCCGTACGAGCCGCGGCTCCGGGGCAAAATCGCCTCGCACTACGTCACCGACGCGGTCCGAGCACCCGGCGGCGCACGGAAACTCTCCGCGCTCGAGGAGACGCTCGTCACGCAGGCCCGGAGTCGGTTCGTCCCGACCCGACAGATCGAGAACCGCCTCGAGTCCATCGGCGCGCCGGTGCCGCCGATCGAGACAATCTCTCACCACCGCTGTCACGCCGCGAGCGCGTTCCACCCGTCGGGATTCGACGAGGGCGTCGTCCTCACGATCGACGCGAAAGGCGAGTACGACTCGACGGTCGTTTGGCACGCTGACGGGGACGGATTGACGCGCGCCTACACCTACGAACATCCGAACAGTCTCGGTCTCTTCTTCGCGATCGTGACGGAGTATCTCGGCTACCGGATGTTCAACGGGGAGGGGAAAGTGATGGGACTCGCCCCGTACGGAAACGACAATCCGGAAATCGAAGGCGTGCTGCGCGACCTGATCGACACCGGCGCCGATTACGACGTCACCGCGCTGACGAAACGGTGGGGGACCGGCCACGGCGTCGAGGTGCTCGAGGACGCGTTCGACCGTCCGCGTAACGAGACGCCCGGCGAGTTCGATCAGTGGGAGAAAGACCTCGCACATACCGCCCAGAAACTGCTCGAGGAGACGGTCGTAGCTATCGCGGAGACGGCCATCGAGAAGACGGGGACGGACAACGTCGCGATCGCTGGCGGCGTCGCACTGAACTGCAAGCTGAACAAGCGCGTGCGCGAGTCGCCGCTGGTCGACGACGTCTTCGTCCAGCCGGTCGCCCACGACGCGGGCCTCGCGCTCGGCGCGGGCTGGTCCCAGCAGCCGCCGTCGGCCGTCGACCGCCAGACCGATGTCTACCTCGGACCCGAGTACGACACGGCGGCGATCCGATCGATCCTCGAGACGAACAAGCTCGCGTACGCGGAGCCGGACGACGTAGAGCGGTACGTCGCCGAACGGCTCGCGGACGGCGATCTCGTCGGCTGGTTCCAGGGACGGATGGAACTGGGGCCGCGGGCGCTGGGTGCCAGAAGCATTCTCGCCGATCCCCGCACCGCCGCGTCTCGCGACCGAGTGAATCGGTTCGTCAAACACCGCGAGGAGTGGCGCCCGTTCGCGCCGTCGATACTCGAGTCGGCCGCCGAGGAGTACCTCATCGACGGCGGTCCGGCGCCGTTCATGATCGACGCTTACGACGTCCGGCCCGAGAAGACGGACGACCTCGAGGCAGTCCTGCATCCAGCCGACGACTCGACGCGCCCGCAGACCGTCCGCGAGGACCAGCACCAGCGCTATCACCGGCTCATCTCCGAGTTCGCCGACATCACCGGCGTGCCGGTCGTGCTGAACACCTCATTCAACGACCACGCCGAACCGGTCGTCCGGACGCCGACGCAGGCCATCAAGGATTTCTACGGGATGGGGCTCGACGTGCTCGTCCTCGAGGACTTCGTGATCGAAAAGAGAACGTCGAAAGCGGATCGGGACTCGGAGCTCTTGTTCGAGGAGAGCGACGGATCAACTCCGATCCCGGAACAGTAG
- a CDS encoding ParA family protein gives MLSYTVYSEAGGVGKSSLTANLAAAHARAGLDVLIVPLDPQDGDLSRLLGVDDERADHEADNLVRHMVGSPRGSFDDLIQSAEGIDVIPEHNLLSDLSDFLTREKQQAEKLGDAYNIYAQLQRVLQEGGIAEQYDVLICDPPATESDHLYNAIYATRNLVIPVEPSAKGEASVDGLQQLATNFADQMGIEVGVLAAVPNGFKGTNDQAELLEEISFPTPEVIGDRTSLMEGCWKQQCSAFTYQREHRDYPRDHELETLAQFDRLARYLEEQRGIEAPNPPEPGAIEDEVTA, from the coding sequence ATGCTCTCGTACACCGTTTACAGCGAAGCTGGAGGCGTCGGGAAATCGTCTCTCACGGCGAATCTCGCTGCCGCGCACGCTCGAGCGGGGCTCGACGTCCTCATCGTCCCGCTGGATCCCCAGGACGGCGACCTCAGCCGACTACTCGGCGTCGACGACGAGCGCGCCGATCACGAAGCCGACAACCTCGTCCGTCACATGGTCGGCAGTCCTCGCGGATCGTTCGACGATTTGATCCAGTCTGCCGAAGGGATCGACGTCATTCCGGAACACAACCTGCTCTCGGACCTCTCCGATTTTCTCACGCGCGAAAAACAGCAAGCCGAGAAGCTCGGTGACGCGTACAACATCTACGCTCAACTCCAGCGCGTTCTCCAGGAGGGCGGCATCGCCGAGCAGTACGACGTCCTGATCTGTGACCCGCCGGCGACCGAATCGGATCACCTCTACAATGCGATTTACGCCACGCGGAACCTCGTAATCCCGGTCGAGCCCTCCGCGAAGGGCGAAGCCTCCGTCGACGGCCTTCAGCAACTCGCGACGAACTTCGCCGATCAGATGGGTATCGAGGTCGGCGTCCTCGCTGCGGTGCCGAACGGATTCAAGGGAACGAACGATCAGGCGGAACTCCTCGAGGAAATCTCGTTCCCGACGCCCGAGGTAATCGGCGACCGAACGTCGCTGATGGAAGGCTGCTGGAAGCAGCAGTGCTCGGCGTTCACGTACCAGCGCGAGCACCGCGACTACCCGCGAGATCACGAACTCGAGACGCTCGCCCAGTTCGATCGTCTCGCCCGTTATCTCGAGGAACAACGCGGAATCGAAGCGCCGAATCCGCCCGAACCCGGCGCGATCGAGGACGAGGTGACAGCATGA
- a CDS encoding ZIP family metal transporter codes for MALAENLVVVFVAGFITALATGIGALPFFFVDDFSDRWNVGLWGIASGIMVTVSVFGLVDEGLAYASGGFPTLMVGGLLAGVALVELSDRVLDGVDLHGNGEHEHDRERTRNDEHGSDLEATDSSEVRANGAGHGHGHGSAPIEATAFAEGDLKKLVLILGILTVHSFPEGVAIGVSFAELGLEGGVSILGFSIPLLAVFMTIAISIHNVPEGTAIAIPMRTMGLSNWRMVGAAVFSSLPQPIGAVIAFVFVSWAEAFLPFGFGFAAGAMVYLVATEFIPEALETGADLPNGGRRELLIGFGAGVVAMAPVTLV; via the coding sequence ATGGCACTCGCGGAAAACCTCGTCGTCGTATTCGTCGCGGGCTTTATCACCGCGTTAGCGACGGGAATCGGCGCGTTGCCGTTCTTCTTCGTCGACGACTTCAGCGATCGCTGGAACGTGGGGCTGTGGGGGATCGCGTCGGGAATCATGGTGACGGTCTCCGTGTTCGGTCTCGTCGACGAGGGACTCGCATACGCTTCGGGCGGGTTTCCGACGCTGATGGTCGGCGGCCTGCTCGCGGGCGTCGCGCTGGTTGAACTCTCCGACAGGGTCCTCGACGGGGTTGACCTCCACGGGAACGGGGAACACGAGCACGACCGTGAACGAACCCGCAACGACGAACACGGATCCGATCTCGAGGCGACGGACTCGAGCGAGGTCCGAGCGAACGGCGCCGGTCACGGACACGGTCACGGGAGTGCGCCAATCGAGGCGACGGCGTTCGCCGAGGGAGACCTAAAGAAACTCGTCCTTATCCTCGGCATTCTAACGGTCCATAGCTTCCCCGAGGGCGTGGCGATCGGCGTCTCGTTCGCCGAACTTGGACTCGAGGGCGGCGTCTCGATACTCGGATTTTCGATCCCGCTGCTCGCGGTGTTCATGACGATCGCCATCTCGATCCACAACGTTCCGGAGGGAACCGCCATCGCCATTCCGATGCGGACGATGGGACTGTCTAACTGGCGGATGGTCGGTGCGGCGGTCTTCTCGAGCCTTCCCCAACCAATCGGCGCGGTCATCGCGTTCGTGTTCGTCTCGTGGGCCGAGGCGTTCCTGCCGTTCGGTTTCGGATTCGCCGCCGGCGCGATGGTCTATCTGGTCGCGACGGAGTTCATTCCCGAGGCGCTCGAGACCGGCGCGGACCTCCCGAACGGCGGTCGTCGAGAGTTGCTCATCGGGTTCGGTGCGGGTGTCGTGGCGATGGCACCAGTCACGCTCGTGTGA
- a CDS encoding helix-turn-helix domain-containing protein — protein sequence MANSMAEQLQQDMECEGLLECIHGLKQLDKECFRVLVESEEALTIDEVADQVDRERSTAYRSIQRLLQSGFIQKEQINYDQGGYYHVYYPTDPTQIASDMQRMLNDWYAKMGQLIQEFEDKYEHTDAGTEIPAQS from the coding sequence ATGGCTAATTCGATGGCGGAACAACTGCAGCAGGATATGGAGTGTGAAGGGCTGTTGGAGTGTATCCACGGGCTCAAGCAACTCGACAAGGAGTGCTTTCGCGTGCTGGTCGAGAGCGAAGAAGCGCTGACGATCGACGAGGTCGCCGACCAGGTCGACCGGGAGCGCTCGACCGCGTACCGCTCGATCCAGCGACTGCTCCAGAGCGGGTTTATCCAGAAAGAGCAGATCAACTACGATCAAGGTGGCTACTACCACGTCTACTATCCGACGGACCCGACCCAGATCGCGAGCGACATGCAGCGGATGTTAAACGACTGGTACGCGAAAATGGGCCAGCTCATCCAGGAGTTCGAGGACAAGTACGAACACACCGACGCCGGCACCGAAATCCCAGCCCAGAGCTAA
- a CDS encoding helix-turn-helix domain-containing protein: MTALDAGYYGVPREATRTDVVSELGVTKPPVATS; encoded by the coding sequence TTGACCGCTCTCGACGCGGGGTACTACGGTGTTCCTCGCGAAGCGACGCGAACGGACGTCGTGTCGGAGCTCGGCGTGACCAAACCACCTGTAGCGACATCCTGA
- a CDS encoding PAS domain-containing sensor histidine kinase gives MDRPDSAQDVTREDVRSVFAGLDQPSTPITAPEVADRVACTPQTAHRVLEELAERDELQTRELEPGTPVWWRSEQSTNKRDDGAEFEAFVSAVTDYAIITLDPDGTVASWNEGANRIKGYETNEIIGEHVSTFYTDAAIADGAPERNLDIARDDGRVEDEGWRVRADGSRFWATVTITAVRDEEGTLQGFTKVTRDMTERRAYEQQLQRERDFTEQILETVPVGIGLLTPSGDIVRANQRLADRFDIEPRASESSSIDSWDLYDVDGEPIPADERPWTRVLETGRPIENYQCQVDVPEVGSRWLSITAVPLEHTEDDESRVVLAVDDITEQKERERELRREYEQTEKLLRTAPVGIAVQNADRETILANRRAQETFGLSESEFTDNPVDTGGWKIYDADGELLEPEETTSGRVLRTGEPIFDEELIFEPPDGERLYFRVNTAPVFGPDGEIERIITGSKDITELKERERQLEQRKSELETELSEILGRISDAFYALDDEFRFTHLNDHAAELVGRPKDELLDLKVWDVVPDGTKDRHRAEFERALETQEPVTFEIYEESNDVWFEFNVYPSETGLSVYFRDVSERKEYQRKLEESNERLEQFAYAASHDLQEPLRMVTSYLQLLESRYADELDGDAEEFIEFAVDGAERMRKMIDGLLEYSRVETQGEPLEPIDLDEVVDDAIGNLQVRIEETSASIETESLPRVRGDESQLQQVFQNLVSNALEYSGDEPPRVRISADRRGSRWKVSVRDEGIGIDPDDQERIFEVFQRLHGRDEHPGTGIGLSLCQRIVERHNGEIRVDSEPGKGTTFTFTLPAA, from the coding sequence ATGGACCGTCCCGATTCCGCTCAGGACGTGACCCGCGAGGACGTCCGGAGCGTATTTGCGGGGTTGGACCAGCCGTCCACGCCGATCACAGCACCCGAAGTCGCCGACCGGGTAGCGTGTACGCCACAGACCGCACACCGAGTCCTCGAGGAACTCGCGGAACGCGACGAACTGCAGACGAGGGAACTCGAGCCAGGGACTCCAGTGTGGTGGCGATCCGAGCAGTCGACCAACAAGCGAGACGACGGCGCGGAGTTCGAGGCCTTCGTGAGCGCCGTCACGGACTACGCGATCATCACGCTCGATCCCGACGGCACCGTCGCCAGCTGGAACGAGGGGGCGAACCGAATCAAGGGCTACGAGACGAACGAGATCATCGGCGAGCACGTCTCGACGTTCTACACCGACGCGGCGATCGCCGACGGAGCGCCCGAGCGAAATCTCGACATTGCGCGGGACGACGGCCGGGTCGAGGACGAAGGATGGCGCGTCCGCGCCGACGGCTCCCGGTTCTGGGCGACCGTCACCATCACGGCCGTCCGCGACGAGGAGGGAACGCTGCAGGGCTTTACGAAGGTCACTCGCGATATGACCGAGCGGCGGGCCTACGAGCAGCAACTGCAGCGGGAGCGCGACTTCACCGAGCAGATCCTCGAGACAGTCCCGGTCGGTATCGGCCTGCTCACGCCGTCGGGCGACATCGTTCGGGCGAACCAGCGGCTGGCCGACCGATTCGATATCGAGCCGAGGGCGTCCGAGTCATCATCGATCGACTCGTGGGACCTCTACGACGTCGACGGGGAGCCGATTCCGGCCGACGAGCGGCCCTGGACGCGGGTCCTCGAGACCGGGCGCCCGATAGAGAACTACCAGTGTCAGGTCGACGTGCCGGAGGTCGGCTCCCGGTGGCTCTCGATTACCGCCGTGCCGCTCGAGCACACCGAGGACGACGAATCGAGGGTCGTCCTCGCGGTGGACGACATCACCGAGCAGAAGGAACGGGAACGGGAACTCCGCCGCGAGTACGAGCAGACCGAAAAGCTCCTGCGAACGGCGCCGGTGGGGATCGCGGTCCAGAACGCCGATCGCGAGACGATACTGGCCAACCGGCGGGCCCAGGAGACATTCGGACTTTCGGAGTCGGAGTTCACCGACAATCCGGTGGACACCGGCGGGTGGAAGATCTACGACGCCGACGGCGAACTCCTCGAGCCCGAGGAGACGACGTCGGGCCGCGTCTTGCGGACGGGTGAGCCGATCTTCGACGAGGAACTGATATTCGAACCGCCGGACGGCGAGCGACTGTACTTCCGGGTCAATACGGCGCCGGTCTTCGGACCCGACGGCGAGATCGAACGCATCATCACGGGCAGCAAGGACATCACCGAACTGAAAGAGCGAGAGCGACAGCTCGAACAACGAAAGAGTGAACTCGAGACCGAACTGAGCGAGATCCTCGGCCGGATCTCCGACGCCTTCTACGCGCTGGACGACGAGTTCCGATTCACCCACCTCAACGATCACGCCGCGGAACTCGTCGGACGGCCGAAAGACGAACTCCTCGATCTGAAGGTCTGGGATGTCGTTCCCGACGGAACGAAAGACCGCCATCGAGCGGAGTTCGAACGGGCCTTAGAGACCCAAGAGCCCGTCACCTTCGAGATTTATGAAGAAAGCAATGACGTCTGGTTCGAGTTCAACGTCTACCCCTCCGAGACGGGGCTCTCGGTCTACTTCCGCGACGTGAGCGAGCGAAAGGAGTACCAGCGCAAACTCGAAGAGTCAAACGAGCGCTTAGAGCAGTTCGCCTATGCGGCGAGCCACGACCTGCAGGAACCGCTCCGGATGGTCACGAGCTACCTGCAACTGCTCGAGAGTCGCTACGCCGACGAGCTCGACGGGGACGCAGAGGAGTTCATCGAGTTCGCCGTCGACGGCGCCGAGCGCATGCGCAAGATGATCGACGGGCTGCTCGAGTACTCCCGCGTCGAAACACAGGGCGAACCGCTCGAACCGATCGATCTCGACGAGGTGGTCGACGACGCAATCGGGAACCTGCAGGTGAGGATCGAGGAGACCAGCGCCTCTATCGAGACGGAATCGCTCCCACGGGTCCGCGGCGACGAGAGCCAGCTTCAGCAGGTCTTCCAGAACCTAGTGAGCAACGCGCTCGAGTACAGCGGCGACGAGCCGCCGCGGGTTCGGATCTCGGCCGACCGACGGGGCTCGAGGTGGAAAGTTTCGGTCCGCGACGAGGGGATCGGGATCGACCCCGACGATCAAGAGCGGATCTTCGAGGTGTTTCAGCGGCTTCACGGCCGCGATGAACATCCGGGAACTGGTATCGGACTCTCGCTTTGCCAACGGATCGTCGAGCGCCACAACGGCGAGATCCGCGTCGACTCCGAACCCGGGAAGGGGACCACGTTCACCTTTACGCTTCCGGCCGCGTGA
- a CDS encoding Fic family protein yields MRTRELPEEAPGHYRESHPYPYYIPEKLPLSTRIDIDDELTERIAEASFQLGRIDGISPTVDFSPVLYTSLVRLEAVETAEIEGADVDVDEVYAHHTRTSGNENVDVSRDLQEVLNAERALQKGFNAIKEGEPITLELLQSLHKLLLENVRNEGEVVGEWRTTDVHLPSPYASQPPFVPPPHQSVPELMDSLETYIQMGGQYHPLVDLAVTHYQFETVHPCADGNGRLGRILIVLQLCAEGYLSEPYLYPSAYFNRNKQEYVEKMRAVSETGDWHDWIAFFIDGIEVQARDSYERTQRLMELRRDYEQRYPHQKTSHRLARGVFDMPYFTATDVQDEFDVSRQTAYNAIEELVSDGVLVEATGKQRNQEYKAIDIFDILERRPDH; encoded by the coding sequence ATGCGGACTCGAGAACTTCCGGAAGAGGCACCCGGACACTATCGCGAATCTCATCCATATCCATACTACATTCCGGAAAAGCTCCCCCTCTCGACACGAATCGATATCGACGACGAACTCACGGAACGTATCGCCGAGGCGTCCTTTCAGCTCGGCCGAATCGACGGAATCAGTCCAACCGTCGATTTCTCGCCGGTCCTCTATACGTCCCTCGTTCGACTCGAGGCCGTCGAAACCGCCGAAATAGAAGGGGCCGATGTCGACGTGGACGAAGTATACGCCCATCACACGCGGACCAGCGGAAACGAGAACGTCGATGTGAGTCGGGACTTACAGGAGGTCCTGAATGCCGAACGCGCCCTTCAAAAAGGATTCAACGCGATCAAAGAGGGCGAGCCGATAACGCTCGAACTCCTCCAGTCGCTCCACAAATTGCTCCTCGAAAACGTTCGAAACGAAGGTGAAGTCGTCGGAGAATGGCGGACGACTGATGTCCACCTCCCTTCTCCGTACGCCAGTCAACCGCCGTTCGTTCCCCCGCCGCACCAATCGGTTCCCGAGCTGATGGACTCTCTAGAGACGTATATCCAAATGGGCGGCCAATATCACCCGCTCGTTGATCTCGCGGTTACGCATTATCAGTTCGAGACGGTTCATCCCTGTGCGGACGGGAACGGTCGGCTTGGTCGCATTCTCATCGTATTACAGCTCTGCGCTGAAGGATATCTGAGCGAGCCGTATCTCTATCCGAGTGCCTACTTCAATCGCAACAAGCAGGAATACGTCGAGAAGATGCGTGCTGTGAGCGAAACCGGGGACTGGCACGACTGGATCGCGTTTTTCATCGACGGAATCGAGGTGCAGGCACGGGACTCGTACGAGCGGACACAGCGGCTGATGGAACTTCGGCGTGACTACGAGCAACGGTATCCACACCAGAAAACGAGTCATCGCCTTGCGCGGGGCGTCTTCGACATGCCGTACTTCACTGCTACCGATGTCCAAGACGAGTTCGATGTCAGTCGGCAAACCGCATATAACGCCATCGAGGAGTTAGTATCCGACGGTGTTCTCGTTGAGGCGACTGGCAAACAGCGGAATCAAGAGTACAAAGCGATCGACATTTTCGACATTCTCGAGAGAAGGCCAGATCACTAG
- a CDS encoding isocitrate lyase/PEP mutase family protein: MTDSGTALRERLDRDELLVCPGVHDPLTAGVADAVGFDAIYMTGYGTSLSKTGYPDAGFITMPEMIDNAATIQERIDVPLIADADNGYGNATNVIRTVREYINAGVGAIHIEDQTFPKRCGHTKGRQVIPREEAVGKIEAAADVRDDRAEDFVLIARTDARGTGDGSLDEAIGRANDFLEAGADIAFIEGPTDESELERIGREVSGPLVYNFVGDLGSSPYVDLSSLDEWGFDLVIFPIASTLSTIANVHADLSAFADDPVGAMRAIDDEFNAQSVGSLHEFAGFPEVVDWERQYLPDEEQDKYAGSLGDDPEAE, encoded by the coding sequence ATGACCGATTCCGGTACCGCGCTTCGAGAGCGTCTCGACCGCGACGAACTACTGGTCTGTCCCGGTGTTCACGATCCGCTCACCGCCGGCGTCGCCGACGCCGTCGGCTTCGACGCGATCTACATGACCGGGTACGGAACGTCGCTATCGAAGACCGGCTATCCCGACGCCGGGTTCATCACGATGCCGGAGATGATCGACAACGCCGCGACCATTCAAGAGCGCATCGACGTTCCGCTTATCGCCGATGCCGACAACGGGTACGGAAACGCGACGAACGTGATCCGGACCGTCCGAGAGTACATCAACGCCGGCGTCGGTGCGATCCACATCGAGGACCAGACCTTCCCGAAACGCTGTGGCCACACGAAAGGACGCCAAGTCATCCCGCGAGAAGAGGCGGTCGGAAAGATCGAAGCCGCGGCCGACGTTCGCGACGACCGCGCCGAAGACTTCGTTCTCATCGCTCGAACCGATGCCCGCGGAACGGGGGACGGCTCCCTCGACGAAGCGATCGGGCGCGCGAACGATTTTCTGGAGGCCGGCGCCGACATCGCGTTTATCGAGGGACCGACCGACGAATCGGAACTCGAGCGAATCGGCCGGGAGGTCTCGGGTCCGCTCGTCTACAACTTCGTCGGTGATCTCGGCTCCTCGCCGTACGTCGACCTCTCGTCGCTCGACGAGTGGGGATTTGATCTCGTGATATTCCCGATCGCGTCGACGCTGTCGACAATCGCGAACGTTCATGCCGACCTCAGCGCCTTCGCGGACGATCCCGTTGGGGCGATGCGGGCCATCGACGACGAGTTCAACGCCCAATCCGTCGGGAGTCTCCACGAGTTCGCCGGCTTTCCGGAGGTCGTCGACTGGGAACGGCAGTACCTCCCCGACGAGGAACAGGACAAATACGCGGGCTCGCTCGGCGACGATCCCGAAGCAGAATGA